A stretch of DNA from Oscillatoria salina IIICB1:
CGAATGTTACCAGCTTATCAAAGCGTTGGCAGTTCTCGCACCCCAGACGGCGCTGGCGAATATTGTGCTATTCTCTATCGTCGCGATCGCTGTCAATGTCTCCAAACCAACGAATTTTGGCTTAGTGACACCCCAGAAATCCCCGGTAGCGTCGGTGCAAACTGGGGAAATCACCTCCCCCGCATTGTCACTTCTTCAGTATTTGCCCTGACAAACCAAGATAAAAAAGTTACTTTATCCAACACTCATTTCGACTACGATAGCACCAAAGCGCGAGACTTAGGAGCAAAATTAATACACTCGCGCCTCAGTAAATTTAACTGGCAAGACTCGTATCTTTTCCTCACAGGCGATTTTAACTCTCCTCCCGACAGTTTCCCGCGTCAAACCTTAGCTAATATTCCTCTCCACGATGCTTTAGCCGGAAGAGAATTAAACCAACAAATGACCTACCATGAATTTACAGGCAAAGCCTTCGCTGCCATCGATACAATTTATTACGACAAACGCGTCAAATTAAACCAAGTAAAAATAGATACCTCTCGCTGGGAAAAAGTTTTCCCCTCAGATCACTTTCCTGTCATCGCCGAATTTGAACAAAATGAGTGACGCATTCCCCCACCTGTCCCAAGGTGTGGCATAACAGATCGTATCGTAAACTTTAAATAAAAATATAATCAAATATAGTCATTCATGTTAATATATAGAAATGAAGCTCTCAGACTATGCAAAAAAAGCAGGAATAAGTTATCGAACAGCCTGGAGGTGGTGGAAACAAGGTATTTTGACAGGTTATCAATCACCGACTGGCACAATTATAATTCTCTCGGAAGAAAACTCAAAATCTGACTTGATAGCTTGTATTTATGCGAGGGTTTCTAGTGCAGAAAACAAAGATAATCTAGATCGTCAAGCAGAGCGACTCAAAGATTACTCCATAGCTCGTGGCTATAAAATTTACAAAATAGTCAAAGAGATAGGGAGTGGGTTAAATGATAATCGTCAACAATTAGGAAAGATTTTAGTAGATCCAAATTATAATGTGTTGGTAGTAGAACACAAAGACCGATTAGCCCGATTTGGAACTAATTACATAAAACTTCTCTTAAAAGAACTTAACAAAGAATTAGAAATTGTTAATCAGAGTGAGGACAAACAAGATGAACTTATGGAAGACTTAATCGCAATTATTACCTCATTTTGTTCTCGAATTTATGGACTGAGAAGGTCAAAAAGAAAAACCGAGAAAATCATAGCAGAGTTAAAATCAAATGAACAGAAATGAAATTAGCTGAAAGACATATAATTAAGAAAGGACACAAATTTTGGGCAGAGATAGATGAATTATCTGGGCAGTCCAAAAATTTGTATAATGCAGCTAATTACATAATTCGTCAAAATTTCATTTATGGTCATGGCTATTTGACCTATAATCAGATGGATTCTCTGATGAAACAGACTCCACAATATAAAGCCTTACCCGCTAAAGTTTCACAGCAAGTATTAAGAGGATTAGAAAAAAACTGGAAGTCATTTTTTAGAAGTTTATCAGAATATAAAGAGAATCAATCGAAGTTTCTGGGGAAACCCAAAATCCCAGGTTATAAAAATACAAAAAAGGGAAGAAACTTATTAGTTTACACCATTCAAGCCATTAGTAAAGTATCTCTGAAGAAAGGATTTATTAACCCCTCCAAAAGTAATATTAAATTTCCCACTAAAGTAGGCAAATCAATAGCTGAAGTGAGAATTGTCCCCAAATGTGATTGTTATGTAATCGAGGTAATCTATGAGGAAACTGAACAGTTATTAAAAACTAATAGTCAGATAGCTGCTATCGATTTAGGTGTAGATAATTTGATGGCTGTAACTTCAAATCAACCGGGTTTTGTCCCTTTGTTGATTAATGGCAGACCGTTAAAAAGCTTAAATCAATTTTATAACCGACGTTGCTCAAAATTACAATCCCTACTTCAAGGTAATCAACAAAACTCTCAAAGAATTCGTCGTCTTACTAGATGTCGAAATCATTTGGTTGATGATTATCTTCATCAAGCTAGTCGTTATCTCGTGAATCTTTTAATGGCTGAAGAGATTACGACATTAGTAATTGGCTATAATCCGGGTTGGAAACAAGAAATTGAGTTAGGTTCCCTCAATAATCAAAAATTTGTCACTATTCCTCATAGAAGACTAATTGAGATGATTACTTATAAATGTAAAAAAGAGGGAATAAAGGTAATTCTTCAAGAAGAATCTTACACCAGTGTTGCCAATTTTCTCAATTTAGATCCTCTTCCCGTCTATGGAGAAGAAACAGAAAAGCCAATCTTTACAGGGAAAAGAATTAAGCGAGGTTTGTATAAAAGCGATCGAGGGCAACTTGTTCAAGCAGATGTCATTGGCTCCTATAACATTTTAAGAAAAGCATTCCCAAATGCGTTTAATCGCTATGGGATAGAGAGGTGTGTAGTTCACCCTAGGAGAATCAATCTCTCAAAGTAAAAGCGAAGGAAATTTCTGCAATGAAATTTAGTCTGTCTATATTTGACTATACTTTTACTAACTATAACCACCGTCACCTAGGATAGATTATGAACAAGAAACTATCTCTCGCCGCGATCGCCTCAGCTATGACAGTTGGCGTATTGCTAGGAGTCACAAGTAATGCACAACCTTGCTCATTTAGCAAGTACAAACAAGCCGAATCTCAGCCCACAATTCCTAATTGGGTAGGATTTATGGCGATGGGCGCGATCGGCAGTAGCATAATTGTCAACGAAATGACTAAAAATTCACTGTAAATAATTTACTCACTCAGGAAAAACAACTAATATCAAAAATTGTCCTGAGAATCCCTCACTAAATCAAAGATTATAGTGAGGGAGTATGTCAATACACTTAAATATTAACTACAAACATTTTTTGTCACCATAGTCTATGATTTTTATATCGCCGAATTAAAAAGGAAATCTGCTTTGTGGCAAAAATGTATCCCGAAACTTTAAACCCTGATGTGAAAAGCCCTGCGGAAAGACTTTTATATCAAGCCTTCGCTGAACAATTACCAGACAATTATACCGTTTTACATCAAGTTTCTTGGCAATATCGTCATCCCAATAGTCTTGTTGAAGATGGGGAAACAGATTTTGTCATTGTTGAACCTAGTTTAGGTATTTTAATTCTGGAAGTAAAAGGTGGTAAAATACGCTACGATTCTACCCTCGATAAATGGTACAGTAATCAACATCAAATCAAAGACCCTTTTTGG
This window harbors:
- a CDS encoding IS607 family transposase, encoding MEMKLSDYAKKAGISYRTAWRWWKQGILTGYQSPTGTIIILSEENSKSDLIACIYARVSSAENKDNLDRQAERLKDYSIARGYKIYKIVKEIGSGLNDNRQQLGKILVDPNYNVLVVEHKDRLARFGTNYIKLLLKELNKELEIVNQSEDKQDELMEDLIAIITSFCSRIYGLRRSKRKTEKIIAELKSNEQK
- a CDS encoding RNA-guided endonuclease InsQ/TnpB family protein, which gives rise to MKLAERHIIKKGHKFWAEIDELSGQSKNLYNAANYIIRQNFIYGHGYLTYNQMDSLMKQTPQYKALPAKVSQQVLRGLEKNWKSFFRSLSEYKENQSKFLGKPKIPGYKNTKKGRNLLVYTIQAISKVSLKKGFINPSKSNIKFPTKVGKSIAEVRIVPKCDCYVIEVIYEETEQLLKTNSQIAAIDLGVDNLMAVTSNQPGFVPLLINGRPLKSLNQFYNRRCSKLQSLLQGNQQNSQRIRRLTRCRNHLVDDYLHQASRYLVNLLMAEEITTLVIGYNPGWKQEIELGSLNNQKFVTIPHRRLIEMITYKCKKEGIKVILQEESYTSVANFLNLDPLPVYGEETEKPIFTGKRIKRGLYKSDRGQLVQADVIGSYNILRKAFPNAFNRYGIERCVVHPRRINLSK
- a CDS encoding endonuclease/exonuclease/phosphatase family protein, which translates into the protein MQLKVITFNIRYDKPDPGENNWQVRKKAIASLIDRYSPDLIGTQEGKAHQLLDLHRMLPAYQSVGSSRTPDGAGEYCAILYRRDRCQCLQTNEFWLSDTPEIPGSVGANWGNHLPRIVTSSVFALTNQDKKVTLSNTHFDYDSTKARDLGAKLIHSRLSKFNWQDSYLFLTGDFNSPPDSFPRQTLANIPLHDALAGRELNQQMTYHEFTGKAFAAIDTIYYDKRVKLNQVKIDTSRWEKVFPSDHFPVIAEFEQNE